GAGGAGGCGGATCAGCGCCGACGTAGCATTGCCGTCATGTCAGCACCCGTCAGCACCGTCGAGGACGCGATCCAGGCCGCCCTGGCCACCGTCAACGACCCGGAGATCCGTCGGCCCATCACCGAGCTGGGCATGGTCCAGTCCGCCGTGGTCGGCGCGGACGGCGTGGTACGCGTCGAGCTGCTGCTCACCGTTGCCGGCTGCCCGCTGAAGGACAAGCTGCGGGCGGACATCACCGCAGCCGTCGGCGCGGTTCCCGGCGTCACCGGGGTGGAGATCGAGTTCGGGGTGATGAGTCCCGAGCAGCGCCAGTCGCTGCAGGCGACGCTGCGCGGCGGCACCGCGTCCGCCGAGCCGGTCATCCCGTTCGCCCAGCCCGGCTCCCGCACCCGCGTGTACGCGGTGGCCAGCGGCAAGGGCGGCGTCGGCAAGTCCAGCGTGACGGTCAACCTGGCCGCCGCCCTGGCCGCCCGGGGGCTCTCCGTCGGCGTGGTCGACGCCGACATCTACGGCCACTCGGTGCCCCGGATGCTCGGCGCGGACGGTCGACCGACCCGGGTCGAAGACATGATCATGCCGCCGCAGTCGCACGGCGTGAAGGTCATCTCGATCGGCATGTTCACCGCCGGCAACGCCGCGGTGGTGTGGCGCGGTCCGATGCTGCACCGGGCGCTGCAGCAGTTCCTCGCCGACGTCTACTGGGGCGACCTGGACGTGCTCCTGCTCGACCTGCCCCCGGGCACCGGCGACGTGGCCATCTCGCTGGCGCAGCTGCTGCCCAACTCGGAGATCCTGGTGGTGACCACCCCGCAGGCCGCCGCCGCCGAGGTGGCCGAGCGGGCCGGCGCCATCGCGCTGCAGACCCACCAGCGCGTGGTCGGTGTGATCGAGAACATGTCCTGGCTCGAACTGCCCGACGGCTCCCGCATGGAGGTCTTCGGTGCTGGCGGTGGCCAGACGGTGGCCGAGTCGCTGAGCCGGACCATCGGCGCCCAGGTGCCGCTGCTCGGCCAGATCCCGCTGGACACCCGGGTACGCGAGGCCGGCGACGCCGGCGACCCCATCGTGCTGGCCGAGCCGGAGTCGCCGGCCGCGCAGGCGCTGGGTGGGATCGCGGACCGCCTCGCCGTCCGGCGGGAGTCGCTGCTCGGCAAGCCCCTCGGTCTCAAGCCCGCCGGCCGCTGACCCACGCCACCCCGGCCGCGCCGCCTCTCGGCGCGCGACTCCGCTCGACGCGGCGCGCGAGGCCCGCCAGCGGCGGCACATGCCTCCGCGCGGTCCTTTCGAGCTGATGGCGTAAACGGTTCAGCAGGAAGGGCCGTCTGCCCGGGCGACAACACGATGACGGAAGTGACTCAGCTCTAAAGGATCCGACTCCAACAGGGCCGCCTCGCCGGACCAACCGAAAGCCGCGGTGTCAGGCCCACCAGGACAAGCGCGCGCCGCGCGGGCGCTCGATCAGGTGGCGTCGTCGTAGCTGGTGCGGGGGGCGGGCGCGGGAGCGCCTCCGGTGGCGGTCGTCGAGCGGCCTCCCGACCGCAGGTCGGCCGCCGCGGCCACATCCTTCAGGTCGTTGTGCACGGCGGTGACGTCCGCGCGGAGGTTGTCGTAGACGCCCTGCAAGGGCTTCCGGATCGCCTGCTCGTCCTCCTCGCTGAGCAGGTGCTTGCGGATGAACGCCTTGGGGTGCAGGTCCTCCAGCTGGATGTCGGTGCCGAGCTCACGGCTCAGGTCGCCGGTGGCGTTGCGGGCCATGTTGCGCAGGTTGCGCACCAGGCGCAGTCCGTCGTTGATGACCGCGGGCAGCCGGTCACCGAAGATCAGCAGCGCCAGGAGCAGCAGCGCACCGATCTCCCACCAGTTCAGGTTCTCGAACATCCGGCGGGCCTCCTCTCGACATCCGTGGCAAGACTACGCACGAGGAGGGCACCCCGGGGAGGGGGTGACGAGGTCGTCACTTCGCATCGGCCGCGAGAGTCACCGAGGCATTCTGTCGGGTCGATCCCCGGCGGTACTCGACGGTGACCACCGAGCCGGGCGCGAACTTGCGGACGAGGGCGATGAGGTCGCTCGGTTCGCTCATCGGCCGCCCGTTCAGCCGCAGGATCACGTCGCCGGTGCGCAGCCCCGCGTCGGCGGCCGGCCCGGCCGGCTCGACCGCCGCCAGGCGTACGCCTCCGCCGGCCACACCCGCCCCCGGGCCGCCGACCTGGGCGCCGATGACCGTACGTCGGGCCTTACCGGTGCCGATGATGTCCTGGGTGACCCGCTTGGCCTGATTGATCGGGATCGCGAAGGCCAGGCCGATGTTGCCCGCCTCCTGCCCCTCCGACACCAACGACTTGATGGTCGAGTTGACCCCCACCACCCGGCCGGCGCCGTCGACCAGCGGACCGCCGGAGTTGCCGTGATTGACCGCCGCGTCGGTCTGGATGGCCGCGTAGTAGCGGACCGGGCCGCCGGGCTCCCCGGCCTGCATCGTCCGGTCGAGGGCGCTCACGATGCCGGCGGTGACCGTGTTGGCCAGCGAGAGCGGCGAGCCGATCGCCAGGACCGGGTCGCCGACGGCCAGCGCGTCGGAGTCACCGAACTCCACCGGCCGCAGCCCGGTCCGGTCGACCTTCATGACGGCGATGTCGGACTCCGGGTCCTGGCCGACCAGGGTGGCGGGCGCGGACGTGCCGTCGTTGAAGACCACCGACGCCTTGCCGGTGCCCCCGGCCACCACGTGGTCGTTCGTGATCACGTGCCCGTCGGAGCTGACGATGAAGCCGGAGCCCTCGCTCGTCCCGCCGAGGCTGCTGACCCGGACCGTCACCACGCTGGGCAGGACCCGTTCGGCGACCCCGGCGAGCGACTCCGGCTTGCGTTGGGCCAGCCCGGGCGCCTGACCGGGGTCGGCGCCGAGCACCGTGCTGGGGCCGACGCCGCCACGGACCGCGAACGCGTAGCCGAGCGCCCCGCCCAGCGCGCCCGCGAGCAGTGCTGTCACCAGCGGAATCAGCACCAGGTGGCGGAACACCGGACGGCCGGGTGCGTCCGGGTCGGTCACCGGTTCGGGCTGCGTGCCGGCGTCGACCTGCGCGGGTACGACGACGGCGGCCGGCGCCGCCGGGTCCCGCCACGGGTCGGCCAGCGCGTCGGACCACCAGGGCGACGCAGCACCCCCGGCGCTGCCCGGCGCGCCCGCTCCCGGTGCCGTGCCCGGCCCCGGCGTGCCCGCCGGAGTCGCGGCATCACCGGGCCGGCGCCAGTCCCAGCCGTCGGTCACGTCGGTGCCTCCCAGTCCGTCCCCCGGATCCCGCATCGCACGGCCCGGCGACACATCCGCCCGGGCCGCGACTGGCGGGACACCGCTTCCAGGATTGCACGGATGTCCGGGTTCGGGTCAGCGGTTGCCGCCCGCGTGATCCAGTGGCCGGACGCGCGGCTGCGCCGTCGACACGCCGCCTCTAGGCTCATAGCGCCAACCCACCCCTCGCACCACGCGCCGCCCGGAGGTGCCCCATCGCCACGGTCGCCGGTTCCGGCAGTTCGACGAGCCCGGCCCTGCACTTCGCCGAGCAGTACGCCGCCGAGGACCTCGTGCTGCGCACCGCCCGCAGTCTGGCCCGTGAGGTGGGCCTCGACGCGGTGACACCGGGCTCGGGCGCCGCGCTGCGGCTGCTCGCCGCCGCCGGCAACGCCCGTGCCGTCGTGGAGATCGGCACCGGCACCGGCGTGAGCGGGGTGTGGCTGCTGCGCGGCATGCGTGCCGACGGCGTACTCACCACGATCGACGTCGAGGTGGAGCACCAGCGGATCGCCCGGCGGATCTTCGCCGAGGCGGGCTTCCCCTCGGGCCGGACCCGGATCATCACCGGCCGGGCGCTCGACGTGCTGCCGCGGCTCGCCGACGGGGCGTACGACCTGGTCTTCGTCGACGCCGAGGCGACCGGTTTCCACGCCTGTGTGGAGGCCGCGCTGCGGCTGCTGCGCCCCGGCGGGGTGCTCGTGCTCAACGGCGCGCTGGCCGGCGGCCGGATCGGCGACCCGGCGGCCCGCGACGCGGAGACGGTGACCGTCCGGGAGACGATCAAGGCGATCCGGGAGTCGGAGCACTGGATCCCGGCGCTGCTGCCGGTCGGGCAGGGGCTGCTCGCCGCCGTCAAGTGCTGAGTGAACCCGGCGGACCGCAGGTCCGCCGGGTCGGGCGCCGTCGGCCGTTCAGCCCAGGGTGGTCAGCCAGCGCAGCAGGGACCGTACGCCCCAGCCGGTCGCTCCCCTGGTCAGCTCGGCGTCGTCGCCGTCGGCCCACGACGGCGCGGACATGTCCACGTGGACCCAGCGGTCCCGCAGCTCGCCGGTGAACTCGCGCAGGTAGAGCGCGGCGACCACGGATCCGGCACCCTGGGTCGGGGCGCTGTAGAGGTCGGCCAGGTCGCTGCCCAGGTACTCGACGTAGTCCGCGGGCAGCGGCATCCGCCAGGCCGACTCGCCGGCTGCCTCAACGGCCGCCAGCAGGTCCGCGGCGAGCTGGTCGTTCTCGCTGTAGAGGGCGCCGGTGCGCTTGCCGAGGGCCACCGCGTTCGCGCCGGTCAGCGTCGCCAGGTCGACCAGCAGGTCCGGCTGGAGTTCCTGGACGGCGTAGGCGAGCGCGTCGGCCAGCACCAGCCGCCCCTCGGCGTCGGAGTTGGTGGTCTCGCTGGTCACCCCGCCGTAGTGCCGGACGATGTCGCCGGGGCGGAACGCCGACCCGCTGACCATGTTCTCGGCGAGCGGGGCGAGCGTGGTGACGCGGACCGGCAGCCGCAGGGCCGCCGCGCCGAGGGCGGCGGCGACCACGGCTGCGGCGCCGGCCATGTCCTTGCGCATGAGCTTCATCGCCGGCACCGGCTTGATCGAGATGCCGCCGGTGTCGAACGTGATGCCCTTGCCGACCAGCACCACGTGCGTGGTCGCGCCGGCCGGGTGCCAGTCGAGCTCGACCAGGCGGGGACCGCTCGCCGAGCCGCCGCCGACGGCGAGGATCCCGCCGAAGCCCTCGGCGGCCAGCGCGGCGGGCTCGCGTACGCGCAGGTGCAGGTCCGGCACGTCGGCGGCCTGCTCGGCCACCTGCCCGGCGAACCACTCCGGGTTCTTCACGGAGGAGGGCGTGTTGGTCAGGTCGCGGGCCCAGCGGGTCAACCGGGCGGTGGTCCGCGCCGTCTCGACCACGCTCAGGTGGGCGTCCGGGTCGGCCACGAGCAGGTCGACGCCGGCGAGTGCGGGCGTCGGGCCGGCCTCGGTCAGCCGGAAGCGGTAGGAGGCGAGCAGCAGCCCCTCGGTGAGCCCCCGGACGGCCGCCGTGGTCACGTCTCCCGGGAGCGCGATGGTGATGTGCGTCTCATCGGTGGCGGCACGCGCCAACGCGGCACCGGCCCGCCGCCAGTCCGCCTCGTCGCCCGCGCCGACCCCGAACAGCACCAGCACTCCCGGGGTACGCCCGGGGCGCAGCTGGGTGCGGGTCTCACCGGCGCGGCCGGTGAGCCGGGCCGCCGGGGCCAGCGCGGTGGCCTCGTCGGCGACCCCGTCGGGAAGCGTCACCGCGGCGGCCAGCGGCACGGCCGGGGCGTCGTCGCCCGTCTCCGTTCCGGCCGGTCGGACGGGCAGGACGAGCGTGTCGAGCCGCTCGGGCTCGGTTACCAGCCTGATCGCGAGCACGCGGGACCGTACCTCCAGGAAAGGGTTTCGCGGAGCCGGGACGCTCCCGGCGCTCCACGCCGGTGAAGCCCTGAGCCACCGGCAGCGGCCGGTGGCTCAGGGTATGACGAACCGTCGGGGCGGTCGGTGCCGCCCACACCGGTCCTGATCAGCCGGCGGCCGCCTTCAGCGCGTCACCGAGCGCGTTGGCCTCGTCCGGAGTCATCTCGACGACGAGCCGGCCACCGCCCTCCAGCGGGACTCGCATGACGATGCCCCGGCCCTCCTTGGTGACTTCCAGCGGACCGTCGCCCGTCCGCGGCTTCATCGCCGCCATGTTGTCTCCCCTCAGACCTACACCAGGGTCGGTGGGTTGCCCCACAGCCACTTCGTCACGACCACCCGCAACCGCCGCGGGGTGTCGACCAACGATTTTCCCTGATGAACACCGCCGGACCCAAACCGAAGCACCATTGATGTAACAGCATCTAGCTTATCTTGAGAAGGCCTGTCACAATGTGCGGTCATGCAGGCACGGTCGGCACTCTTCGACCTGTACGGCGACCACCTCCGACCCCGGGGTGGCCGCGCGCCGGTCGCCGCCCTGGTCAAGCTGTTGGCACCGCTCGGCATCGCACCGCCGGCCGTGCGCACCGCGGTCTCCCGGATGGTCCGCCAGGGCTGGCTCGACCCGCTGCGGCTGGCGTCGGGACCGGGATATTCGATCACACCCAAGGCGGCGCGGCGCCTGGACGAGGCCGCCGCCCGGATCTACCGCACCGGCCGGGTCAGCTGGGACGGCCGGTTCGACCTCCTGGTGCTGGAGGCTCCCACGTCCCGCCGCGAGCGGCAGCGGCTCTCCGCCAACCTGAGCTTCCTGGGCTACGGCACGCTCGACGAGTGCACCTGGGTGGCCACCCGGCCCGGCGAGGACGTGGACCTGCTGCTCGCCGAGGCGGGCGTGCGCTACGAGCGGTTCACCGCCGCGCACGCCGCCGGCACGCCGGGGGCGATGGGCGTGGTGCGGCGGGCCTGGGACCTGGCGGAGATCGGCCGGGCATACGAACGCTTCGTCGCCGAGCAGCGCCCGTTGCTGAGCGCGGTGACCGTACGCAGCGGGGACGAGGAGGCGTACGCCGCCCGGTTCCGGCTGGTGCACGCGTGGCGTACGTTCCTGTTCCGGGATCCGCAGCTCCCCCCGGCGCTGCTTCCGGAGCGTTGGCCCGGCACCGCCGCGGCCAGCTTCTTCGACCGGCACGCGGCGCGGCTGCGGCCGGCCGCCGACCGGTACGTCGAGCAGTGCCTCGACGCCGGCAACCGACTCGCCCGACAGAAGGGTCGTTAGACAAGTGACCGAGCCGCTGCTCGTCGACCGGACCGACGCCGTCGTCACGCTCACGATGAACCGCCCGAAGGCGATGAACGCGTTCGACGTGGCCCTCAAGGAGGCGCTCCGGGACACCCTGGCCGAGTTGGAGAGCGACCGCACGTGCCGGGCCGTGGTGCTCGCCGGTGCGGGCGGGTCGTTCAGCGCCGGGCAGGACCTGCGCGAGCACGTGGCGACCCTGGAGTCGACCTCCGACGACCCGCTGGCGACCGTACGGGCGCACTACAACCCGATCGCCGCCCGGTTGGCCAACCTGCCGAAGCCGGTGGTGGCCGCGGTACGCGGCATGGCCGCCGGGGCGGGCGCCTCGCTGGCCTTCCTCGCCGACATCCGCATCGGTGGACCGAGCACGAGCTTCCTGATGGCTTTCGCCAAGGTCGGGTTGGCCGCCGACACCGGCGCCTCGTGGACGCTGCCCCGGTTGGTCGGGCACGCCAAGGCGGTGGAGCTGCTGATGCTGGCCGAGCCGGTGGGAGCCGAGGAGGCGTGCCGGCTGGGGCTGCTGAACCGCCTGGCGGACGACGACGAGAAGGTGCTGCCGGCCGCGCAGGAGTTGGCCGCCCGCCTCGCCGCCGGTCCCACCGTCGCCTACGGCGCGATCAAGCGGCAGCTCTCCATCGCCGACGCCGGCACCCTAGCGGACGCCCTGGCCGCCGAGGCCCAGGCGCAGGCGATCTGCGGCGCCACGACCGACCACCGGGCCGCCACGATGGCGTTCGTGGGCAAGCAGAAGCCCGTCTTCGAGGGTCGCTGACCCGGCGCCCGGCCGGGGCGGGGTCAGTCGTCCTCCTCCGGATCCTGGTTGGCCTCAGCGCCGAGCACGAACGCCTGCATCGCCAACTCGTCGCCGGCGGGCGAGACGAACGCGGGCAGCTCGCGGGGGCCGAGCTCCTGCACGTAGGCCCAGAACAGCCGGACCGCCTCGGCCGGGGAGTCGGCCTCGATCGGCAGGTCGAGGCTGACCAGCCAGGTCCGGCGCGGGGGCGGCGGGCCGAGCCGGTCGGCCAGCACCCGGTAGGCGGCCGGGTCGAGCGCGCTGACCGGCCCGTCGAGGACGAGCTGGTCGGCGGGGACCGGCTGGTCGAAGGACCGCCGGGTGTACGCCACCACCAGTGCCACCTCCCGGTCGGACTGCGGGTCGTCCGGGTCGTCGGGGCGCGCGCCGCTCGACGTGGTGACCCGACCCAGCGCGACGAGCCGTAGCGGCTCGTCGACCAGCACCGCCACCTCGTCGCCCGCGTGGGGCCGGCCGGTCTCGCCGAGGCCGGTCAGCTCCAGGGTGTCGTGGTGGACGAGCCGCTCGGCGTCGAAGCGGCCGGGGGGCAGCAGGACGGCCCAGGCCGCGGTGCCAGCCGGTCGGCTCGTCCCGTTCGCCCGGTGTGCGGTGTCGGTCGTCATGCCCCCCATCCCATCACGCCGCGCCGGTTGGCTTGACGTGGCAGCCGTCGAGGTGGTCGTCAACCATTCCGGTGGCCTGCATGAGCGCGTAGGCCGTGGTCGGGCCGACGAACCGGAAGCCACGCTTCTTGAGCGACTTGGCCATCGCCGTGGACTCCGGGGTGATGGCCGGCACCTGGGTGAACGAGGTCGGGCGGGTCGGCCGGGGCGCCGGAGCGAACGACCAGAGCAGCGCGGAGAGGCCCTCGGGCAGCTCGGCGGCGGCCCGCGCGTTGGCGATCGCCGCCTCGATCTTGGCCCGGTTGCGCACGATGCCGGCGTCGGCCAGCAGCCGGGTCACGTCGGCGTCGCCGTAGCCGGCCACGGTCGGGATGCGGAACTCGTCGAAGGCCAGCCGGAACGCGGGGCGCTTGCGCAGGATCGTCAACCACGACAGGCCGGACTGGAACGCCTCCAACGTCATCCGCTCGTAGAGCGCGTCGTCGCCGTGCAACGGCTGGCCCCACTCGGTGTCGTGGTAGACGGCGTAGTCGGGGGTGCTCGCCCCCCAGGCGCAGCGCGGCAGCCCGTCGGCGCCGATCACCAGGTCACTCACGGCGTCCACGCTAGGCCAAACCTCCGACACCCCCATTGCCTCCGGCGCCGAAGGCTGCCTATGGTGCTGGTTACCGACCGGTAGGGGTATGGCCGTCGATGGACGGGGCCGTGCCGGGCACCGACCGCGGGAGGCGGCCCATGAAGGAGTTCCCGGACATCATCGCCTGGTCGATCCCGGCCTTCCTGCTGCTGATCGTGCTCGAACGGATCTCCTACCTGCTGCACCGCGACGATGACGAGGTGGGCTACGGCGGCGCGGACACGGCGACCAGCCTGGCGATGGGGCTCGGCAGCGTCTTCACCGACCTGCTGTGGAAGGTGCCGGTCGCGGCCGCGTACGCGCTGCTCTACGCCCTCACCCCGCTGCGGGTCGCCGAGCTGTGGTGGAGCTGGCCGCTGATCCTGCTCGCGCAGGACTTCTGCTACTACTGGTCGCACCGCGGCCACCACGTGATCCGGATCCTCTGGGCGTCGCACGTGGTCCACCACTCGTCCGAGCGGTTCAACCTGTCCACCGCGCTTCGCCAGCCGTGGACCGGGCTGACCAGCTGGGTCTTCTACATCCCGCTGATCCTGGGCGGGGTGCACCCGGCCGTCGTCGCGTTCGCCGGCTCGGTGAACCTGCTCTACCAGTTCTGGATCCACACCGAGCGGATCGACAAGCTGCCCCGCTGGTACGAGGCCGTGTTCAACACCCCGTCGCACCACCGCGTCCACCACGCCTCGCAGGGCGGCTACCTGGACCGCAACTTCGGCGGCATCCTGATCGTCTGGGACCGGCTGTTCGGCACGTTCGCGCCGGAGGGCGAGCGCTGCGTCTACGGCCTCACGAAGAACATCGGCACCTACAACCCGGTGCGGGTGGCGTTCCACGAGTACGTCTCGATCGCCCGTGACCTGCGGGCGGCGGCGACCTGGCGGCACCGCGCCGGCCACCTGTTCCGCTCGCCGGGCTGGCAGCCCGCACCCGCCGGCGATCCCGGGGTGGCCGCGACGCGCCCGGTGCCGGAGAGCGCCACCCCGGTCCGCTGAGGCGGCGACGGGCGGCCCGGTGCGGCGCCGACGCCGGTCAGGGAAGGCGGCCCTGCTCGACCAGGCGACCGAACCGGCGCAGCGCCTGGGTCAGGCCGAACTTGGAGCCGGGCCAGAGCACCGGCCAGGCCACCCGACCGGCCGGACCGCCGGGCAGGTGAAACCACTCGTGCCACACGACCTGGGTGCGGTCGCGGGCCAGCGGGGTGCAGCGCAGCACGCCGGGACCGCGCAGCAGCGTGCCGCAGTGCACCACACCGATCTCGTAGGGCTCGTCGACGCGGACCACCCGCATCTCGTCGCGCAACTCGGCGGGGCCGAGGGCGGTCACCGCCTCGATCAGGCTGCCTTCACGCCCGTCGCCCTCCTTCACCCGGACGCGGGTGAAAGGGATCCAGGACGACTGGCGCTCCCAGGCGAGCAGCGCGGCGAAGACCCGCTCCGCCGGCGCGTCGACGATCACGGTGGCGGTCACCTCGCCGGCGCCCGGCTGGGCCGCCTCGCCCAGGCCGTCCGCGCCGTCGGATCCGGTCACGTCGACTCCGAGGACACCACCGGGCCGGGACGCGCCGCCTCCGCCGTGGGCTCGCCGCCGGCGGGCTCCGTGCCGTCGGAGTCGGCGGGCGAGGTGGTGGGGTCGGGCAGGACGCCGCCCCGCTCGGCGGTGCCCGCCGGCCCGTCAGCGGTCACCGTCACCGGCCCCACCGGGTCGGCGTCGGTGGCCGGCGCGCCGGCGGCGCCCGGCACGGTGGCCACACCGTTGGCGCTGGCGCCGGCCGCCTGCTCGCGGGCCCGGCGCAGGACCTCGGCGTCGGCCGTCCGCCCCTCGCGCAACGCGGCCACCTCCGCCTCCAGGACGCCGATCAGCTCGGACTTGTAGCCGATGTCGTAGGCCGCCCGGCGCATCGCCTGGTCGACCTGGGCCATCTGGTACCCACGCAGCACGGTGTCGAACCGGACGTCCGACACATCCGACTCGCGCAGCGGGCGGTTGCCCGGCAGAGGCACGGCGCGCCCGTCCGGCTCGGCGGGCGCCAGGCCCGGATCCCGGCCGGTGACCAGCACCGTCACCCCGAACACGACCGCCGCGACGGTCAACGCCACGACCAGCATGAGCAGAACCTGACCCATGCACAGATCGTGGCATGCCGACCGGGCCGGAGCGACCCCGCCACCCAGGCCGGTGCCACACCACCGCGGGAAGCCGCGGTTACCGGACCGGCTAGCGTCGGGACCGGCCGGCGCTGTGGGTGACCCGGCCGGTGGACCGTGAGGAGGCGGCATGGCCGGTGAGCTCCGGCTCGGTGGACGGACGTTCGCCCCGGGCGAGTTGGTGGTGATGGCGATCGTCAACCGCACACCGGACTCGTTCTTCGACCGGGGCTCCACCTTCGCCGCCGACAGCGCCCTGCGGGCGGTGGAGCGGGCGGTGGCCGAGGGCGCCGGGATCATCGACATCGGTGGGGTGAAGGCCGGGCCCGGCTCCGAGGTGGACGTGGCGGAGGAGATCCGTCGTACGGTCGACACGATCGCCGCCGTCCGGGCCTCCTTCCCCGACGTCGTGATCTCCATCGACACCTGGCGGGCCGAGGTCGCGGTGGAGGCGGTGGCCGCCGGGGCGGACCTGCTGAACGACACCTGGTCCGGTGCGGACCCGGCGTTGGCCCGGGTCGCGGCGGAGACCGGCGCCGGTCTCGTCTGCTCACACGCGGGAGGGCTGGCACCCCGCACCCGGCCGCACCGGGCCGGCTTCGACGACGTGGTGGCCGACGTGCTCGCCACCGTCACCGGCCTCGCCGAGCGCGCGGTGGCCCTGGGCGTACGCCCCGACGGCATCCTGATCGACCCGGCGCACGACTTCGGCAAGAACACCCGTCACTCGCTGGAGATCACCCGACGGCTGGACGAGCTCACCGCGACCGGCTGGCCGCTGCTGGTGGCGCTCTCGAACAAGGATTTCGTCGGCGAGACCCTGGACCTACCGGTCGCCGAGCGGTTGGAGGGGACGCTCGCGGCCACGGCCGTGTCGGCCTGGCTGGGTGCCCGGGTGTTCCGCGCCCACCAGGTCCTCCCGACCCGCCGGGTACTCGACATGGTCGCCTCGATCCGCGGTGACCGCCCTCCGGCGGCCACCCGGCGTGGCCTCGCCTGATCCGGGACCCCTGCCCGACGAACGGTCCGTGATCGGCCGCTCACCGACCGGACCGTCCGACACGTTCGCCGGTGGCCCGGCGGCTCAGGTCCAGCGCAGGATGTTCCTACGCCAGGCATAGAGGATGCCCAGCGCGAGCACCGCCAC
This genomic stretch from Micromonospora krabiensis harbors:
- the folP gene encoding dihydropteroate synthase, with the translated sequence MAGELRLGGRTFAPGELVVMAIVNRTPDSFFDRGSTFAADSALRAVERAVAEGAGIIDIGGVKAGPGSEVDVAEEIRRTVDTIAAVRASFPDVVISIDTWRAEVAVEAVAAGADLLNDTWSGADPALARVAAETGAGLVCSHAGGLAPRTRPHRAGFDDVVADVLATVTGLAERAVALGVRPDGILIDPAHDFGKNTRHSLEITRRLDELTATGWPLLVALSNKDFVGETLDLPVAERLEGTLAATAVSAWLGARVFRAHQVLPTRRVLDMVASIRGDRPPAATRRGLA
- a CDS encoding DivIVA domain-containing protein; protein product: MGQVLLMLVVALTVAAVVFGVTVLVTGRDPGLAPAEPDGRAVPLPGNRPLRESDVSDVRFDTVLRGYQMAQVDQAMRRAAYDIGYKSELIGVLEAEVAALREGRTADAEVLRRAREQAAGASANGVATVPGAAGAPATDADPVGPVTVTADGPAGTAERGGVLPDPTTSPADSDGTEPAGGEPTAEAARPGPVVSSEST